The Bacillus sp. Marseille-Q1617 genome has a segment encoding these proteins:
- the crcB gene encoding fluoride efflux transporter CrcB, with protein sequence MQNYLLVGLAGAVGSLLRFALGASVHSHWQYHFPLGTLLVNLTGSFILGWMTTYLFQSKKMRPSVKAALGTGLIGSFTTFSTFSVETIELLQQAQWLFAFLYVILSMAGGLFMSGVGFKTGSILWKRENSVVEDND encoded by the coding sequence TTGCAAAATTATTTATTGGTAGGACTAGCGGGTGCCGTCGGTTCTCTTTTAAGGTTTGCTCTGGGTGCCTCGGTTCATTCACATTGGCAGTATCACTTTCCTCTAGGCACACTGCTCGTTAATTTGACCGGCAGCTTTATACTGGGATGGATGACCACATATCTTTTTCAATCCAAGAAAATGCGTCCTTCCGTGAAGGCAGCTCTGGGCACGGGTTTAATTGGATCTTTCACAACGTTCTCTACTTTCAGTGTGGAGACCATTGAATTACTGCAACAAGCACAATGGCTTTTCGCATTTCTATACGTGATATTAAGTATGGCCGGCGGACTCTTCATGTCTGGGGTGGGCTTTAAAACCGGCAGCATTCTGTGGAAGCGGGAAAATTCAGTCGTGGAGGATAATGATTGA